One window of the Euzebyales bacterium genome contains the following:
- a CDS encoding MaoC family dehydratase, with amino-acid sequence MALIDGWQGRWFEDLAVGDTYRHPLGRTITSTDNAWFTLLTQNTNPIHFDHHYAAQTTFERPLVDSTFTLALVTGQSVTDVSQHALANLGWDDVRLPAPVFEGDTIYSQSTVTAARASRSRPDVGIVTVATTGYNQHGTTVITFERTIMVYRRGHGPQRPRPEPDHTAVDDAAS; translated from the coding sequence GTGGCGCTGATCGACGGGTGGCAGGGTCGCTGGTTCGAGGATCTTGCGGTGGGTGACACGTACCGGCACCCGCTGGGTCGGACGATCACGTCGACCGACAACGCGTGGTTCACCCTGCTGACGCAGAACACCAACCCGATCCACTTCGACCACCACTACGCCGCGCAGACCACGTTCGAGCGGCCGCTCGTCGACTCGACGTTCACCCTCGCGCTGGTCACCGGGCAGAGCGTCACCGACGTGTCCCAGCACGCACTGGCCAACCTCGGCTGGGACGACGTCAGGCTGCCGGCGCCCGTGTTCGAGGGTGACACCATCTACTCGCAGTCCACGGTCACCGCCGCGCGCGCGTCGCGGTCGCGCCCCGACGTGGGGATCGTCACAGTGGCGACCACCGGGTACAACCAGCACGGCACGACCGTCATCACGTTCGAGCGGACGATCATGGTGTACCGACGCGGTCACGGGCCGCAGCGGCCACGGCCGGAGCCCGACCACACCGCCGTGGACGACGCCGCGTCGTGA
- a CDS encoding D-aminoacylase — MNDLRLMGAQVIDGTGSMARRTDVAIAGRRIVAVGRDAAEAPAGRTVDLDGLALAPGFIDLHTHVDFTLPVHPRAAAMVRQGVTTLVGGNCGFSPFPVTAARVDDLRDLNAFIDEGLAWDWDDADAYLTHVDDLPLACNLAQLVGHGAVRIAVMGMTGRPPTPDELDRMRQLVDRALRAGAFGLSTGLVYAPGSHAGTDELVALAEVAAGHGRFYASHIRSEGDDSVAAVREALDIGRRSGAPVQLSHHKAMGRSNWGRVERTLAMIDDAHRDGLDVTADQYPYVAASTTLSNLLPAWAREDGLDGMLAIFDDPERRADLVHEVRAGASDYDLDQVVISAVPAGANADAGGRMLVDVAADAGEDPIDTVLRLLAQERDRVQMVIFGMDEDDVRTVMRHPHVAVASDGWTLDPSAGGTPHPRSYGTYARVLGRYVRELGVLTLEEAVRKMTSLPASRLGREDLGVIRPGARADLVAFDPAAVADRATFDDPHRFASGVEHVIVGGRPVIDGGADTGDAAGRVLRAGR, encoded by the coding sequence GTGAACGATCTCCGACTGATGGGCGCGCAGGTCATCGACGGCACCGGATCAATGGCACGACGCACTGACGTTGCCATCGCCGGCCGACGGATCGTCGCCGTCGGACGCGACGCGGCGGAGGCGCCGGCGGGCCGGACGGTGGATCTGGACGGCCTGGCGTTGGCACCCGGCTTCATCGACCTGCACACGCACGTGGACTTCACGTTGCCGGTGCACCCTCGCGCGGCCGCGATGGTCCGTCAGGGGGTCACCACTCTGGTGGGTGGCAACTGCGGCTTCTCTCCGTTCCCCGTGACCGCCGCACGCGTCGACGACCTGCGCGACCTCAACGCGTTCATCGACGAAGGTCTGGCCTGGGACTGGGACGACGCGGACGCCTACCTCACGCACGTCGACGACCTGCCGCTGGCGTGCAACCTCGCCCAACTCGTCGGTCACGGCGCGGTGCGCATCGCTGTCATGGGCATGACCGGGCGACCGCCGACCCCCGATGAGCTCGACCGGATGCGACAGCTCGTCGACCGGGCTCTGCGCGCCGGCGCGTTCGGCCTGTCGACCGGCCTCGTCTACGCGCCCGGGTCGCACGCCGGGACCGATGAGCTCGTCGCGCTCGCCGAGGTCGCGGCCGGACACGGCCGCTTCTACGCGTCGCACATCCGCAGCGAGGGCGACGACTCGGTGGCCGCCGTACGTGAGGCCCTCGACATCGGACGTCGGTCGGGGGCGCCGGTGCAACTGTCCCACCACAAGGCGATGGGCCGGTCGAACTGGGGCAGGGTCGAGCGGACGCTGGCGATGATCGACGATGCCCATCGCGACGGACTGGACGTCACCGCGGACCAGTACCCGTACGTCGCGGCCAGCACGACCCTGTCGAACCTCCTGCCTGCCTGGGCCCGGGAGGACGGGCTCGACGGCATGCTGGCGATCTTCGACGATCCGGAGCGGCGCGCCGATCTGGTCCACGAGGTCCGCGCCGGGGCCTCCGACTACGACCTCGACCAGGTGGTGATCAGCGCCGTGCCCGCCGGGGCGAACGCCGACGCCGGCGGGCGGATGCTCGTCGACGTGGCCGCAGATGCGGGCGAGGATCCCATCGACACGGTGTTGCGCCTGCTCGCGCAGGAGCGGGACCGGGTGCAGATGGTCATCTTCGGCATGGACGAGGACGACGTCCGCACGGTGATGCGTCATCCGCACGTGGCGGTCGCCAGCGATGGATGGACGCTGGATCCCAGCGCGGGTGGCACACCGCATCCACGCAGCTACGGCACCTACGCCCGGGTGCTCGGCCGCTACGTGCGCGAGTTGGGGGTGCTCACGCTCGAGGAGGCGGTCCGCAAGATGACGTCGCTGCCCGCTTCCCGACTGGGGCGCGAGGACCTCGGCGTCATCCGACCTGGTGCGCGGGCGGATCTGGTTGCATTCGACCCCGCCGCCGTCGCGGACCGCGCGACGTTCGACGATCCGCACCGGTTCGCGTCCGGCGTGGAGCACGTCATCGTCGGCGGTCGTCCGGTCATCGATGGTGGCGCCGACACCGGCGATGCGGCCGGCCGCGTGCTGCGCGCTGGACGGTGA
- a CDS encoding CDP-alcohol phosphatidyltransferase family protein: MVTHDASLADTAALTNDPGRREQAIGYLAHAYTATGLLLVLAATHLILAEQFALAIVALVACVVIDATDGIFARHARVTETARLIDGRRLDDIIDYLSFVFVPLLLAVRAELILTPVFPTVAVVLITSAIGFSRVDAKQSVQGFFKGFPSYWNVVIGYLWLFQTPRMFNTVLLWVLAALVLAPVRFLYPTQLPDRADRRRHYVLGAVWGIVCVVALLLPSGPAQLTVATVSLTYPAYYVWCSVRADIAAR; this comes from the coding sequence GTGGTGACCCACGACGCATCCCTCGCCGACACCGCCGCGCTGACCAACGATCCCGGTCGCCGCGAACAGGCGATCGGCTACCTGGCGCACGCGTACACGGCGACGGGCCTGCTGCTCGTCCTCGCGGCCACGCACCTGATCCTGGCCGAGCAGTTCGCGCTGGCCATCGTCGCGCTCGTCGCGTGCGTCGTCATCGACGCGACGGACGGCATCTTCGCGCGGCACGCGCGGGTCACCGAGACCGCGCGCCTGATCGACGGGCGACGCCTCGACGACATCATCGATTACCTGTCGTTCGTCTTCGTGCCTCTGCTGCTGGCCGTCCGGGCGGAACTGATCCTCACACCTGTCTTCCCGACGGTTGCGGTCGTGCTGATCACCAGCGCGATCGGGTTCTCCCGGGTGGACGCGAAACAGTCCGTGCAGGGCTTCTTCAAGGGGTTCCCCTCGTACTGGAACGTCGTGATCGGCTACCTGTGGCTGTTCCAGACCCCACGGATGTTCAACACGGTGCTGCTGTGGGTGCTGGCGGCTCTCGTGCTCGCGCCCGTGCGCTTCCTGTATCCCACGCAGTTGCCGGACCGCGCCGACCGCCGCCGCCACTACGTGCTCGGCGCCGTCTGGGGGATCGTGTGCGTGGTCGCGCTGCTGCTGCCCTCCGGTCCCGCGCAGCTGACCGTCGCGACGGTCTCGCTCACGTATCCCGCCTACTACGTGTGGTGCTCCGTGCGCGCCGACATCGCGGCCCGCTGA
- a CDS encoding acyl-CoA dehydrogenase family protein, translating to MNHLTNEVAFRDVVVPAENLIGDEGSGFRQVLDGMNAERILAAAECVGDGRFFVDRATGRAREREVFGRPIGRNQGIAFPIASAYAHIEAAALMVERAAGLFDADEPCGAEANMARLLAADASWEAANTAVQTFGGYGLDAEYDIERTLRETRLYQVAPISTKLILAYLAEHVLGLPRSL from the coding sequence ATGAACCACCTCACCAACGAGGTGGCCTTCCGTGACGTCGTCGTGCCGGCGGAGAACCTCATCGGTGACGAGGGCAGCGGGTTCCGCCAAGTCCTCGACGGCATGAACGCCGAGCGCATCCTCGCCGCCGCCGAGTGCGTCGGCGACGGACGGTTCTTCGTCGACCGCGCGACCGGACGTGCACGCGAGCGCGAGGTCTTCGGCCGACCGATCGGGCGTAACCAGGGCATCGCGTTCCCCATCGCCTCCGCGTACGCCCACATCGAGGCTGCCGCGCTCATGGTCGAGCGCGCCGCCGGCCTGTTCGACGCGGACGAACCCTGCGGCGCCGAGGCCAATATGGCCAGGTTGCTGGCGGCGGACGCCTCCTGGGAGGCCGCGAACACGGCCGTGCAGACCTTCGGAGGGTACGGCCTGGACGCCGAGTACGACATCGAGCGCACGCTGCGTGAGACCCGGCTGTACCAGGTTGCGCCGATCTCGACGAAGCTGATCCTGGCGTACCTGGCCGAGCACGTCCTCGGGCTGCCGCGGTCGCTCTGA
- a CDS encoding diacylglycerol kinase family protein → MTTPPRRLVVAVNPAAASGRWTAACDRIVGRLRAGGHHVELLRAADWAALHAMAVAAVADGPRGRPDALVVVGGDGMVHLGVNVVPRTGVALGVVPTGSGNDTARALGLPRGDPDGAVDTLLVALDRGPTVADAGRATAADGSRTWFLGALSAGFDALVNERANHLRWPPGRSRYVRALLVELLWLRRIRYRLEIDGTRTDTDAALVCVANGPSIGGGMRVTPDALLDDALFDVLVVQPMSRAAFLRVFPSVYRGEHLRDPRVRVVRATRVRVDADGVVGYADGERVGPLPLDLELVPGAVALLAPPSAPALTGRH, encoded by the coding sequence ATGACCACGCCACCGCGCCGCCTCGTGGTGGCGGTCAACCCGGCGGCCGCGTCCGGCCGGTGGACCGCGGCCTGTGACCGCATCGTTGGCCGGCTCCGCGCGGGTGGGCACCACGTCGAGCTCCTGCGTGCCGCCGACTGGGCGGCGTTGCACGCCATGGCCGTGGCGGCGGTCGCTGACGGGCCGCGGGGACGGCCGGACGCGCTCGTGGTCGTCGGCGGTGACGGGATGGTCCACCTCGGCGTGAACGTCGTGCCTCGCACCGGGGTCGCGCTCGGTGTCGTGCCGACCGGTTCGGGCAACGACACAGCCCGTGCCCTGGGGCTGCCCCGCGGTGACCCCGACGGCGCGGTCGACACGCTGCTCGTCGCACTCGACCGTGGGCCGACCGTCGCCGACGCCGGCCGCGCCACCGCGGCTGACGGCAGCCGGACCTGGTTCCTCGGCGCCTTGAGCGCGGGCTTCGACGCGCTGGTCAACGAACGCGCCAACCACCTGCGATGGCCGCCGGGACGGTCCCGGTACGTGCGGGCGCTGCTGGTCGAACTGCTGTGGCTGCGGCGCATCCGCTACCGGCTGGAGATAGACGGCACGCGCACTGACACCGACGCCGCGCTCGTGTGTGTGGCCAACGGGCCGTCGATCGGCGGCGGCATGCGCGTCACGCCGGACGCGTTGCTCGACGACGCGCTGTTCGACGTGCTCGTGGTGCAGCCGATGTCCCGTGCCGCGTTCCTCCGGGTGTTCCCGAGCGTCTACCGCGGGGAGCATCTGCGCGACCCGCGGGTGCGCGTGGTCCGCGCGACCCGCGTGCGCGTCGATGCTGACGGTGTGGTCGGCTACGCCGACGGGGAGCGGGTTGGACCGCTGCCGCTCGACCTGGAACTGGTGCCCGGAGCGGTCGCCCTGCTCGCCCCGCCGTCGGCGCCCGCGCTGACCGGCCGCCACTGA
- a CDS encoding dihydroorotate dehydrogenase-like protein — translation MTQSIDRATDLSTTYLGLRLRTPLVASPGPLTGRLEPLQALEDNGVSAVVLPSLFEEQAAHDELQASALFELGADANPEATSYFPDLQGYASVGERYLRHVRDAKQLLSVPVIGSLNGVTPGGWVGYASRIADVGADALELNLYEVVADLDATAEQIESQQLALVEQVRRSIDIPLAVKVGPYYTAFAGMARRLVEAGADGLVMFNRFYQPDIDPETLQIRPWLDLSRRSELRLPLRWIAILSGHVDASLALTSGVHRAPDVARGLLAGADVTMMTSALIDQGPQHVGTVEADLAAWVHDMGYTSVTELKGSVSMRTVADPTAFERANYIDTLVHYSNTFHDGWGFDPF, via the coding sequence ATGACGCAGTCGATCGATCGCGCGACCGACCTGTCGACGACGTACCTGGGCCTGCGACTGCGCACCCCGTTGGTGGCGTCGCCCGGCCCGCTGACCGGGCGCCTCGAGCCGCTGCAGGCCCTGGAGGACAACGGTGTCTCGGCGGTCGTGCTGCCGTCGCTGTTCGAGGAGCAGGCCGCCCACGACGAGTTGCAGGCGTCCGCACTGTTCGAACTGGGTGCCGACGCCAACCCCGAGGCGACCAGTTACTTCCCGGACCTGCAGGGCTACGCCAGCGTCGGTGAGCGCTACCTGCGCCACGTGCGCGACGCGAAGCAGTTGCTGTCGGTGCCGGTCATCGGCAGCCTCAACGGCGTGACGCCGGGCGGTTGGGTGGGGTACGCGTCGCGGATCGCCGACGTCGGCGCCGACGCGCTCGAGCTGAACCTGTACGAGGTCGTCGCCGACCTCGACGCCACGGCGGAGCAGATCGAGTCACAGCAGCTCGCACTCGTCGAGCAGGTCCGGCGATCGATCGACATCCCCCTGGCGGTGAAGGTCGGCCCGTACTACACGGCGTTCGCCGGCATGGCGCGACGACTGGTCGAGGCCGGCGCCGACGGGCTGGTCATGTTCAACCGCTTCTACCAGCCCGACATCGACCCGGAGACGCTGCAGATCCGGCCGTGGCTGGACCTGTCGCGCCGCTCCGAGCTGCGCCTGCCACTGCGCTGGATCGCCATCCTGTCCGGTCACGTGGATGCGTCGTTGGCGCTGACGAGCGGGGTGCACCGCGCCCCCGACGTCGCGCGCGGCCTGCTGGCGGGCGCCGACGTGACGATGATGACGTCTGCCCTGATCGACCAGGGTCCGCAGCACGTGGGCACCGTCGAGGCCGACCTGGCGGCCTGGGTGCACGACATGGGCTACACATCGGTCACCGAGCTCAAGGGCAGCGTGAGCATGCGCACCGTCGCCGACCCGACCGCCTTCGAGCGCGCCAACTACATCGACACACTCGTCCACTACAGCAACACCTTCCATGACGGGTGGGGCTTCGACCCGTTCTGA
- a CDS encoding zinc metalloprotease HtpX — protein sequence MVTDPRIAQVRRRQRRRNRLHGVVLLAGMVGTLALCAWLLFGRQGVIWVLALGLGALALRPRMRPAWVLRMYGARPLPAAAARDLHRLLEILADRAGLPRPPALYYVPSRMLNAFAVGDRNASAIGVTDGLLRTLNGRQLAGVLAHEVSHISSDDLRMMTLADTVGRLTHAIAYAGLAMLVVSGATMMVESSSARPALASLLLVSLVLLAVPTVVTLLQLALSRAREYDADVAAATLTGDPLGLADALRTLYDHEGRLWERIMVPHRGSPDQLLLRTHPTAQERIRRLRELAPIDSPAVTPPSDDHPPRGFGPVSGPVRLRVPGIWR from the coding sequence ATGGTGACCGACCCACGGATCGCGCAGGTCCGCCGCCGTCAGCGGCGGCGCAACCGGCTGCACGGCGTGGTGCTGCTGGCGGGCATGGTGGGCACGCTCGCGCTGTGCGCGTGGCTGCTCTTCGGACGCCAGGGTGTGATCTGGGTGCTCGCGCTCGGTCTCGGAGCGCTGGCGCTGCGCCCGCGGATGCGTCCGGCGTGGGTGCTGCGCATGTACGGCGCGCGCCCGCTGCCTGCTGCCGCCGCGCGGGACCTGCACCGCCTGCTCGAGATCCTCGCCGACCGCGCGGGACTGCCGCGACCGCCGGCGCTGTACTACGTCCCGTCCCGGATGCTCAACGCGTTCGCCGTCGGCGATCGCAACGCGTCGGCCATCGGCGTCACCGACGGGCTGCTGCGCACGCTGAACGGGCGGCAGTTGGCCGGCGTGCTCGCGCACGAGGTCAGCCACATCAGTTCCGACGACCTGCGCATGATGACGCTCGCCGACACGGTCGGGCGTCTCACGCACGCGATCGCCTATGCCGGGCTGGCCATGCTCGTGGTGAGCGGGGCGACCATGATGGTCGAGTCGAGCAGCGCCAGGCCCGCGCTCGCGTCGCTGCTGCTGGTGTCGCTCGTGCTGCTGGCGGTGCCGACCGTCGTGACGCTGTTGCAGCTGGCCCTGTCACGCGCGCGCGAGTACGACGCCGACGTCGCGGCCGCGACGCTGACCGGTGACCCGTTGGGTCTCGCCGACGCGCTGCGCACGCTCTACGATCACGAGGGCCGGCTGTGGGAGCGGATCATGGTGCCGCACCGTGGCTCGCCCGACCAGCTGCTGCTGCGCACGCACCCCACTGCGCAGGAGAGGATCCGTCGGCTCCGGGAGCTCGCACCGATCGACAGCCCTGCGGTGACACCGCCTTCGGACGACCATCCACCGCGTGGCTTCGGTCCGGTCAGCGGGCCGGTGCGCCTGCGGGTCCCCGGCATCTGGCGGTGA
- a CDS encoding MFS transporter, whose product MGTATGREHAQGPLRPLRERPFLDLWVAALVSNVGTWMGNVGAAWYMASLSDSPLVVSLVQSATYLPVAMVGLFAGALADVVDRRRLLLATQTGMMVSAALLAAATFMGLVTPALLLTLTFLFGLAFAFNGPASKAVIDDLVPARQLPAAVALNGVVVNIGRAAGPALAGVLIAGAGPGAVFAVNALSFVGALVVLARWRRPTPQAPDPRERVSEAVFAGVRFVRFSPHMTAVLVRTAAFIASGSALWALIPIVARQELSLESTGYGALLAFFGIGTVGWTGIRDRVEERLSPETLVSSATILFALTMATVAVVRSLSVLYLAMTVGGIAWIALLTSFNVATQTAVAGWVRARGLAAFQTVFMIGMGGGGAIWGAVAQRWGVRAALLSGAAGVALGLLTRLRWPMADLSRLDLSMVGDPGPTPADLGDDPPRGQVLVTVEYTVDADDAQEFLRLSQQLEPARRRTGATRWELFQDTDRPSRFVEQFVVRSWSAHLRQHELISATDRALEERVWQLHAGDTPPPTWHMLQVDGRAPLRPQQLNATDGGRDRPGSDDAPDG is encoded by the coding sequence ATGGGTACCGCGACCGGTCGTGAGCACGCGCAGGGACCACTGCGCCCGCTTCGCGAGCGTCCGTTCCTCGACCTGTGGGTCGCCGCGCTGGTGTCCAACGTCGGGACCTGGATGGGCAATGTGGGCGCCGCCTGGTACATGGCCTCGCTGTCCGACTCCCCGCTGGTCGTGTCGCTGGTCCAGTCGGCGACGTACCTGCCCGTCGCCATGGTCGGCCTGTTCGCCGGTGCCCTGGCCGACGTCGTCGACCGTCGGCGCCTCCTGCTGGCCACACAGACCGGGATGATGGTGTCCGCGGCGCTGCTGGCTGCCGCGACCTTCATGGGTCTGGTGACACCCGCGCTGCTGCTGACGCTGACGTTCCTGTTCGGGCTGGCGTTCGCGTTCAACGGTCCCGCATCGAAGGCGGTCATCGACGACCTGGTGCCGGCTCGGCAGCTGCCCGCGGCGGTCGCGCTCAACGGCGTGGTCGTCAACATCGGCCGTGCGGCGGGGCCGGCGCTGGCCGGCGTGCTGATCGCCGGCGCGGGCCCCGGCGCGGTGTTCGCGGTCAACGCGCTGTCGTTCGTGGGCGCTCTGGTGGTCCTGGCGCGGTGGCGGCGACCGACACCGCAGGCGCCCGATCCCCGGGAGCGGGTCAGCGAGGCCGTGTTCGCGGGTGTCCGGTTCGTGCGCTTCAGCCCGCACATGACCGCCGTGCTGGTGCGCACGGCGGCCTTCATCGCCAGCGGCAGCGCACTGTGGGCGCTGATCCCGATCGTCGCCCGTCAGGAGCTGTCGCTCGAATCGACCGGCTACGGTGCACTGCTCGCGTTCTTCGGCATCGGCACGGTCGGCTGGACCGGCATCCGCGACCGGGTCGAGGAACGCCTGTCGCCCGAGACGCTTGTCTCGTCGGCGACAATCCTGTTCGCGCTGACGATGGCCACCGTGGCGGTGGTGCGGTCGCTCAGCGTGCTGTACCTGGCGATGACCGTGGGGGGCATCGCGTGGATCGCGCTGCTCACCAGCTTCAACGTCGCGACGCAGACGGCGGTCGCGGGTTGGGTGCGGGCCCGCGGGCTCGCGGCCTTCCAGACCGTCTTCATGATCGGCATGGGCGGCGGTGGCGCCATCTGGGGTGCCGTCGCGCAACGGTGGGGCGTCCGCGCGGCACTGCTGTCGGGTGCCGCCGGGGTCGCGCTCGGACTGCTGACCCGTCTGCGCTGGCCGATGGCGGACCTGTCACGCCTGGACCTGTCGATGGTCGGCGATCCCGGCCCGACGCCGGCGGACCTGGGAGACGACCCACCCCGCGGCCAGGTCCTGGTGACCGTCGAGTACACCGTCGACGCCGACGACGCCCAGGAGTTCCTGCGGCTCAGCCAGCAGCTCGAACCGGCGCGGCGGCGGACCGGGGCCACGCGCTGGGAGCTGTTCCAGGACACCGACCGTCCGTCCCGCTTCGTCGAGCAGTTCGTCGTGCGGTCGTGGTCGGCACACCTGCGGCAACACGAGCTGATCTCCGCCACCGACCGCGCGCTCGAGGAACGGGTCTGGCAGCTGCACGCGGGCGACACGCCGCCGCCGACCTGGCACATGCTGCAGGTGGACGGGAGGGCGCCGCTACGCCCTCAACAGCTCAACGCGACGGACGGAGGGAGGGACCGACCGGGATCCGACGACGCGCCCGACGGCTGA